The Methanothermobacter sp. sequence TCCTGTTGAACTTGCGAACCGTTATTATGAAGATGGTGCTGATGAAATAGTATTTTTGGATATAACGGCTTCACATGAAAGAAGAGAGACAATGATCCATGTCGTGGAGGCCACCACAGAGAATGTTTTCGTACCCATATGTGTGGGTGGTGGTATAAGGAAGCCAGAAGATTTCGTTAAAATGCTTAAAGCCGGCGCTGATAAATGTTCAGTGAACACTGCTGCAATAAAGAATCCTGATTTGATCAACGAAGCTTCCGAGATCGTGGGATCCCAAGCTTGTGTGGTTGCCATCGACGCAAAAAGAAGATATGTTGATAATCCCAGAGAATCAGATGAACACTTTATAGTAGAAGTTGAGGATGGCTACTGTTGGTATGAATGCAGCATTTACGGTGGCCGCGAATTTACAGGTATTGACGCGATAGAATGGGCTATTGAATGCCAAGAGAGGGGGGCTGGTGAAATACTTTTGACATCCATGGACCGTGACGGTACCAAAAAAGGCTATGATATTCCATTAACAAAGGCTGTAAGCGAGAATGTTGACATTCCAGTTATAGCATCAGGCGGGGTTGGCGAACCTGAACATATGTATGAGGCATTTACAGATGGTAAAGCCGATGCTGCATTAGCAGCGAGCATATTCCACTTTAACGAATACCCGATTCCTACCGTGAAAAAATATCTAAAAGAGAGGGGAATCCCAGTGAGACTATAAAGGGATTTGGTGAGGATGCAAAAATACTTTAAAATCAAGGCAAAGGAATTCGACCTTGAAACTACAATGTACAGCGGCCAAACGTCCCAACCACCATGGCATAGCCACGGGGGATGCTATAGTGAACTACTAATGGTGGATAATAAACCTTCCCTTGTAACAATAAAACAATCAGATGATGAACTCCACATAAACATAGAATCATTTGAAAAAATACCATTATCCAGGGTTAAAGAAAAGATAAATCATATATTTGACCTTAGATTTAATATAGAAGATTTTTATGATTTTTTATATTCTTATCCTCCTCTCGATTCTATAATAAATTATTCAAAGGGCCTTAGACTTTTTTTGGCTAAGGATGTTTTTGAATGTATTATTTCATCTATAGCTTCAGCGAATTGCTCCATAAAACGTTGGACTAAGGCAATAAACCATATAAAAAGATTTTGGGGGCGAGAATACCAATTCTCGAAGGGAACATTTTATAGTTTCCCCACTCCAAACATTCTAGCCAGCTTAAACGAAGACATTTTAAGTTCAGCTGGCGTAGGATACCGTGCCAAATATATTATAAGGACATCTAGGATGGTCTCAAGGATACCAATCAAGGATTTGAAGGCAATGGATTATGATGAGGCCTTCAATTTACTCTTAAAGTTACCAGGGGTTGGCCCCAAGGTTGCGGATTGCATATTACTTTATGGTTTCCGGAAACTGGAAGCCTTCCCTGTTGATGTATGGATCCAAAGGATAATGAAGCACCTTTTCGGTGTCGATAATAAAAAGTTAAGGGATTTCGTAAGGGACGAGTTCAAAGATTATGCTGGTTATGTGCAATTGTATCTTTATAATTATGCCAGGAAATCTGGGATATTTGAGGGTGTCTAATGATAAAAGAAACTGTCCAAGAATTCAAGGAAAGGTGTTCAGCATCCTATAGGAAACTTCTAAAATCCTTGGATGAGAAATATTGCTGGAGGTGCCCCCAACGCGTCACACGTGACAAGATAGGATGTAGAGAAGCCGATGCGTGGATTAGGATGAGAAAAGCCCTTGATGACACCATAAAATCTTATATACTGGAAGAAATGGGAGAGGAATCCCTTCACAAGATCATTCAAAGAATCCATGAAAGAAGCTTTGAACCTCAAATTTTAATCATGAAAAAGCCCCAACTTAATGAATTTCTTATAGTTAAGGAGAAATCCTCAGGATTTAAAAAGGGTGAAAATGTAATAATAGATGACAAGATTCTTAAAGTGAAAGATGTGAAAAAAGGTTATATTCGGACAAGTGAAGGATCATATCCCCCTTATAAGATCCAAGGGATCCTCTTGGATACCATCAATGAGGAACATCCACTCTATGAATATATCAAAAAGATAATCTACTAGTCTAAACAGGAAGTGGTGATATTTATGGATGCTGATGAGATAATTAAGCTTGAAAAAAAGTATATCATGCAAACTTATTCTCGCCAGCCTATCGTCCTATCACATGGTAAAGGAGCTCGAGTCTGGGACATTGAAGGTAATGAATACATTGATTGTTTTGCAGGGGTCGCAGTGAACAGTATTGGACATGCACATCCGAAAGTTGCACTAGCCATCTGTCACCAAGCCCAAAAACTCATACACTGTTCCAACATATACTATAACAAAGAACAGACAGAATTGGCCAAATTACTCACTTCCATATCACCCCATGACAGAGTATTCTTCGCAAATAGTGGGGCAGAAGCAAACGAAGGCGCTATAAAACTCGCAAGAAAATATACTGGTAAGGGTGAGATAATAGCTGCTGAAAATTCATTTCATGGTAGAACACTCGCTACTGTAACAGCAACTGGACAAGACAAATACAAAAAACCGTTCAAACCATTACCTCCAGGTTTTAAACATGTACCATATGGTGACATTGAAGCCATGGCAAATGCAATAACAGATGATACCGCAGCCATACTACTAGAGCCCATACAAGGTGAAGGGGGGGTTGTAGTCCCACCAGAAGGCTACCTGGAGGATGTTCAGGCACTTGCAAGAGAAAATGATATCCTTTTCATCCTCGATGAGGTTCAAACCGGGTTTGGAAGGACAGGGGCTATGTTCGCATCAGAACTTTTCGGCGTACAACCCGATATAACAACAGTGGCCAAGGCCATGGGCGGAGGCTACCCTATAGGCGCTGTACTAGCAAATGAAAATGTAGCATCAGCATTCAAACCAGGAGACCACGGATCAACATTCGGCGGGAACCCCTTGGGTTGTGCGGCTGCCATAGCAGCCATAGAAGTTATAATAGGTGAGAATCTAGCAGAGAATGCCAAGAGATTAGGTGAATACTTTAAAGGGCGCTTAGAAGATTTAATGAGTAAATATAATATTATAGAGGATGTTAGAGGCTATGGTTTAATGTTAGGTGTTGAACTTGGGATAAAGTGTGATAAAATAGTTGATGAAGCGAGAAAAATGGGAGTACTCATAAACTGTACAGCTGATAAAGTTATAAGACTTGTACCACCATTAGTCATAAAAAAAGATGAAATAGACAAGGTTATCGAGGTTCTAGATAATATCTTTGCTTCCATTTAAGGATTCCTTAAAGTCACTGAGCCAAGGAGAAACTTTAAAATTTCTGATTTCCCCTATCTTGATAAATTTATATGCTTCATGTTCATCACTTAAACTTAGAATACCATCCTCGACCTTAACACGGAAGATGATATTCACAGACACCTTGAATGGGAAAACTTGTTGAAACGCCCCAATAACCTTAATAGGTGATACTATAAGACCTGTTTCCTCATAAACTTCCCTCTTAAGTGCTTCGTCAAGCGTCTCACCATCTAACAATTTACCCCCCGGAAGTTCCCATAACCCAGGGTTTGTCCTGGAACTAGCCGACCTTTTAAGTAATAGTATCCTATCATCTTCTAGTATAAGTGCCCTCACAACTGGTATGAACGGTTTCATCTCCCAAAACCCCCCACAAAAATATTATGTAGGTGATCCTCATGTTAAATGTTGAAGTTAATGATAAAGGACATTTGTTAATTGGTGGAGCAGATGCAGTTAAACTTGCTGAAGATTATGACACACCACTCTATGTCATAGATGAAAAACGGATAAGAGAAAATTACCAGAGACTCCACAAAGCCTTCACAAAATATTATCCCAACTTCCAAATATTATATGCTTGTAAAGCAAATACAAATCTCGCTGTTTTAAGGATACTTGAAGAGGAGGGTAGCGGAATTGACGCCGTTTCCCCAGGGGAAATATACATGGCCCTACTTGCAGGTTTCAAACCCGAGAAAATCCTATACACCGGTAATAATCTCAGGGATGATGAAATACTCTTCGCAACCGAATCAGGGGTTATGATAAACATCGACTCGAAATCGCAGCTTATAAGACTTTCAAAAATAACAGATCCAGAAAATGTTAAGATATCATTTAGGATAAACCCCATGGTAGGCGCGGGACACCACGAACATTGCATAACCGGCGGAGAACTTAGTAAATTTGGTATAAGAGAAGATGAAGCCATTAAAGTTTACAAGTTAGCCCAGGAACTCGGCTTCCAACCCATAGGGATCCATGCACATATAGGCTCGGGTATACTCGACCCAGAACCCTTCATGCTAGCTGTTGAAAAGCTCATGGACATAGCAGGTAAAGTATCAAAGGCCACAAACATAGACTTCAAATTTATAGACTTTGGCGGGGGCCTTGGAATACCATATCATCCAAGTGAAAAACCATTAGATATCGAAGAGTTTGCTGAGAAGATAACAGGCCTCTTCATGGAAAAATTAGACGAATACTCCCTTGGAAAACCTACAATGTACCTTGAACCTGGAAGATACATAGTGGGTGACGCTGCCTGCCTCTTAACTAGAGTTAACACCATAAAAGAAAGTTATAGGAAGTTTGCTGGTGTTGATGCCGGGTTTAACACCCTGGTAAGGCCCGTGATGTATGGTTCATACCATCATATAATCGTGGCAAATAGAGCCAGTGAAAAACCAGTAGAAAAGATTGATATAGCAGGAAATTTATGCGAGTCAGGCGACCTTTTTGCAAGGGACAGAAAACTTCCAAAACTCAGAGAAGGGGATCTATTAGCTATATTAGATGCTGGTGCATATGCATTTTCCATGTCATCACAATATAATTCAAGGCCTAGACCAGCTGAGATCCTTGTAAAAGATGGTGAAGCCGAGATCATAAGGAAGAGGGAAGATTTCTCAGACCTTATAAGTAAGCAGGTGATCCCACCAAGACTCCTAAAATAGAATAAAAGGTGTAGATGATGACAAGGATGATATTATTTTCTAAAATGCACGCACTAGGCAATGATTATATAATCGTGGATGAAAGTAGAGCAGAATGTATAAGCGAAGATGAAAAACCAGATTTTGTATCCGAAATTTGTCAACGGAGATTCTCCATCGGCGCGGATGGCGTCATATTCATAGAACCTCCAAAAGGTGAAGGTGATATAAGGTTCAGAGTATTCAATGCTGATGGAAGCGAAGCAGAAATGTGCGGTAACGGTATAAGATGCTTTGCCAAATTTGTATATGATAACGCCATCATAAGAAAAGAGAAAATCAAAGTAGAAACCCTCGCAGGCCTCAAAATCGTAGATTTAAACATTGATAGGGGATATGTGACCTCTGCACGTGTAGATATGGGATTCGCAACCTTCAAAACTGCTGAAATACCGATGAAAACTGGCAAGGACGAATTCATAGAAGAGCATCTTGAAGTTGATGACCAAGATATAAAGCTTACAGCCGTTAATGTGGGTAATCCACATGCTATCATATTCGTGGATGATTTAAAGTCTGTAGATTTGGAAAGACTTGGACCTCTCATAGAAAATCATCCTGTCTTTCCAGAGAGGATCAATGTACATTTCGTTGAGATTTTAAACCCATCAGAAGTTAGGATGGTTACATGGGAGCGTGGTGTTGGACCTACACTAGCTTGTGGAACTGGTGCCACTGCCACGGTTATTGCAGGTAACAGGATAGGGAGATTGGATGATGAAGTACTTGTTCATCTTCCTGGTGGTGAACTTAAAATCCAAGTTTATAAGGTGGACGATAGAATAGGCGCTTATATGGAGGGTGATGCTGTTCTGGTATTTGATGGCATACTATCATGGTAATTCAGCTGTTATGACCACTATATTCTCATAGAAGAACTTTTCAGAGGCTGTTATTTCAACATGGAATCCCATATTCTCTAATTTCTCTATTGTCTCTTCTATGTTTGAAAGTGATGATTGCACCATCTGGATTCTACCGCCCTTTTTTAAGTGATTTTTAACTTTATTGATGAAGCGGTCTATGATGGTTCTACCATCCTCTCCACCATCCCAAGCTTTGTCAATGATCTTGCCTGTCAAATCTTCATCCGAACTTGGAAGATATGGCGCGTTAAATAATATAACGTCAAACTTTTCGCCTTTAACAGGTTCAAAAAGATCTCCTTGCAATATTCTTATTTTTGCATCGTTAATCTTGGCGTTTTTCGTTGCACATTCAATGGCATAGGGGTTTATGTCTGTGGCTGTTACATTACCCTTTTCAGCGGCAACTATAGCCACTAAACCGGTTCCTGTCCCTATTTCAAGGACTTCATCACCCTCTTTTACTTTAAGGTTATCTGCGAGTAAAAATGTATCCTCTGCTGGAGCATAGACATTTTCACATATTTGGATTTTGAAGTGCTTGTATTTTATCATGGCTAATCCTCGAAAATGAAAACATCCTCTATGTGTTCTTTTTTAAGCGCCTTTGTTATCCGGTATGCTAATTCCAGTGATGGATTGTATCTTCCTTTTTCGAGTGCTATAATGGTCTGTCTTGTCACTTGAACCTTTTCTGCAAGTTCTTCTTGTGTGAGGCCTAAATTTTCTCTTAGAATACGTATATTGTTCTTCATATTTTAGGCTTCTCTTTCTAGTTTGTAGTAGTTGATGGATTTGACAATCGCACCTATTGTTAGGGCTGTTACCATGAATGGGTCAACGTATACCCTTTTTTGCATTGCGTTATAGAGGAGTTCTGTAAGTATACCAATGACGAGTATCGTCATCATAGCCCATGCTGCATTTCTTTCTGCTGCTGCTTCATGTAAGTATTCTCTTTCATCCTTTTTGACTTTCCACATTACATCGAAAAGATCTATGAATACGAAAATTAGCCATGCTACTGTTATGATCGTTCTTTGTTCTGTGTTCAAAGGCGTTAGTTGAATGAGAACAAGGAAACTGATGACTGCTGCAATGTAAACCGCACCCTGCCATGTTTTGATACTAACGCCCCATCCACTATATTTTCTTATTCCAAACCATTCGGGTCTTGCAACTATCATGATAGTGGAATATTTTAAATTATATTTAAATTTTTAACTCCATTTAATGGTCTTGGATTATTCTCTTAAGTTCATTTGAAATTTTAAGTATCTCCTCTGGGGTTAATGTGAAAACTCGCTTTTCCAATAATCTAGGATCTATATGATCCACTATTTCTCTTGGATTTGTTTCTTTACTAATTTCATGGAATGATTGGATAAGGGCGTTCCTGGCTTTTTTCTTTTTATGTTGGAAAAGGGCTCTGCAAGTCCTCTCAAATGTTCCATTAATCTTCTCCCTCGGAGTTAATCTAATAAGGGCAGAATCGACCCTTGGCGGCGGTAAAAAGGCACTTCTTGGAATGTAATCTAGGATCTCGATATTGGCCATGAAATATAAGGCTACTGAGAGGCGTGAATAATCTTTGGTTCCTGGTTTGGCGATCATTCTCTCTGCAAATTCTCGCTGGTACATTAAAATGCCAAAGTCGAAATCATATTCGAGCAGTTTAAATGTTATAGGTGATGATATCTTGTAAGGTAGGTTGGACACTATCTTGTTAAAGTATGGAAAATCAATTTTTAAGGCGTCGCCTATGATTAAATCAACATTCTTATGATTTTTTAACCTGTCTTTTAGGATGGTGGCGACTTTTTTATCTTTTTCGATGGCTATGACTTTTCCTGCCTTTGAAGCTAGGGGGATTGTAAGGGTTCCGATCCCCGGGCCGATCTCTAATATGACATCGTCATCCTTTAAATCGGCATAGGATAATATTTTTTGCCTCTTGGAATCATCGATAAGGTAATGTTGACCTAATCTTTTATTTAAACGGATACCATATTTTTTTAGTATATTTTTAGTTTCAGTTGCTAGATTGTTTACTTTCATTATTTTCTTGGTTCAACCTTTTTTCTGGGCGGTCTTGTGAAAAGTACGTATTTTCTTTTACCCCTCTTTGCCTTACTAACATCTAATTCCATGAGAACCCTTTTAACAAGTATTTTAACGGGATCTGCTAACATGGGGACTCTTTTTTTAATATCCTCAAAGCTTTCGAATTTTTTCTCTTCACGCGCCTTGAGGATGTCCCACATGTGCTTTTTACCAATCCCTGGTAATAATTCTAATTGATGGAGTCTTGTGCTTATGGGTCCTGCTTCATTAAAGAATTTGACGAACTTTTCTTCATTTGATTTTATAATTTCCTCTATGACATAGGGTAATTCAACTCTTGCCGTGGCTGTTAATTCGTTGTGACGGAGTCGCCTGTTTATCCTAGCTATCTTATCCCTTTTACCCCTCCCTATATAAACTTCCTCGTGGATTTCAAGATCCACACCAGGTTTTGGTGTTAATTCTAAAAGCGTGAACTCGTCTTTGCCGATAGCCTGGGCTACTGGCTTTCTTTTGAAACCGCCTAGGCCTTCGCTCACATACCCCAATGGGAGATAGTCTAGGATGATGGCATACTCTTCCATGAGACCCCAACTCAAAAAAATTATCTGTATTTTTCTATTATTTTCAGGATATTCTCAAAATCTTCATTTTTTATAGGTATCCTTTCTTTGGCAAATATTAGACGGATATCCGCAACATCCTCTGGCATGAGATCTGCAAGTCGCACTGCATGTTTCTTTTTTATATTAGGGAGTTCTGTGAGTTCTTCTATCAATTTTTGCGCGTCTTCATAATCTATCTTAGAGAATTTTTTCACATGTTCAAGTGCAAGGTTCTGCTCGTATGTGAATTCATGTTTATCTGCGAATTTTTCCAGGATTACTTTAACTTCTGCCATGGGCACCGGTTCTGTTTCAAGGACTTTTTTACCTATCATCATAGATCACTCTTGCAATTGGAGATGTTCGGGTCTTACAATGAGTTTTTTATCCTTTTTACCATCTTTTATCGTGACAACATATGATTTTCCCATTTTATCAACTATTCGCCCTGTTTTACCATGGAATCGTGGATGTGGCTGTCCCCTGTGGATGCTAGGATCTATTATTATATGTACAAGATCATCCACTTCGAAACTTTGGATTTTCCTTGTTATAGGATTTGTCCTCCCAACTCTTTTAGTCTTTTGAAGTTTATATCTTGTTTTACTCCTGAAACCCTTTGATCTTTTCATATTGTAAACCTCCATGATCTTAAAAAATTAGAATGATCACACAGCAAATTGATTTATTATATTTTCTCACCTAAATATTTTCCCCTTTTGGGGACTCCCACCCTAAGTAAATGACATATTATAGAAGTCCATAAATGCCTATCAAAAGCTACTGATTTCACTTATATAGGGTATTCCCTTCTATCTAGGAAAGATCACCACTACTCATTGGGGGGGCTCTGCACCGTAAAATTTTAAGGTTTTTTTGCTCCCCCCATTAAATGGCCGGTACCTGCCCCCATTACAGTGACTTATACCTTATTAGGATATTTAAAATCTTTTGGAAAAGGGTATCAGTAGTTTCAAGTATTTTTGGGGAGTGAGATTCTAGGGGACTTACATATTCCTTTAGGCTAGTTTAATAGGCTATATTATATGGTATAACATACAAAGTAATTATAAATGAGGTGAATGAATGTGCCGATCGTTTTAGAACCAATACTTACTGTTAATTTCATATTTTGCATGATAATTTTAGTAATGGGGTATTGGGGGTTCCGGAAATTTGAAAATCCCCTTCTATTTTACATTGGTTTATCTTTTGGACTTTTTGGAGTGTCTCATTTGGCCCAGTTAACAGGATACCCTAGCAATACACTGGTTCTTATATTAATCCGAAGCATAGCTTACTTACTGGTCATCTTTGCCCTTTTTAACACCATAAAAAGTGGTTAGCTTTTGTATAAATGAAATGTCGCAACTGTTATGTGTTCTTGGATAGGTGGAAATATTCTGCTTGTCACCTAACATGTGGTTTATCCCATAGTATTATGTCATCCAACTTCTATGACATCAAGTTCGATGCATTCTGCGTGAGTGTTAAGTATTTCACTTATACTGGGTTTTGTCCTTCCATCATCACCTGAAATAAGCTCTTTTATGTAGAGCCCTCCCTCAGTTTTTAATGTAACCTCAAGGGTTCTAGAGTCGATTATGTTCCATTTAATGTCGATTACTCTTCTTTTCCGTATCTTGTCCGCTCTTCTGTGGGCGACTCTCTTTGGGGTTCTTTGTTTAATCAAGTTCAGAGATTTCAGTTTCTCCAAGGTTGATGGTTCGATTTTGTCCTTTAGTTTTACCTTTGCCTTGTAAATTTTATAAGGGGATGAGGTTTTAATTTCTACTTTACGGTTGCGGTTGGAGAATTTTAAATCTAGAACCTCGATTTTGCCCTTAGCGGATTTATTAATTTCTTCAGAAATCTTTTTTAAGTTTATTTTTCTTATCCTAGGTTCTTTGATTTCGAGCACGAAGGGCCTTCCTCTCCCGAGCATTCTCACATCAACATCTTCTCTTCCGGCTCCGTGGAATTTTGATCCTGAACCTTGAGTTGCCTTGAGCACGGGCTCTGCAACTAGTTCTTCGACTGAAGTGGGGTACATTTTACCTGTGAAATTGCACCTTGGACATCCTCGGCCTTTACATTTTCTGCAAGGCCACTTGGTCTGGGGTATGCCTCTTATGAGTTTTCTGTATCTGCCCTCTATAAATAATGGGTTTATCTGTATCCATACTCGTGGTTTTAATTTTCTGAAGTTAACTTTAACAACAATATCAGGGTTTTCGAAGTCTACCCTGCAATTAAATCTTTCTTTTAGGATTTTTCCAAGTTCTCTGTTGATTTCCTTTTTTATGCTTTCAACTTCTATGTTTAATATTTTGTTTATTTCTTCATCAGCGCTTAATAGGTTTTCTGGTAATCTGCTCCCTACTAGTATGGTTGAAAATTCAAGGTTTAATTTTTTTATTTTCTCTTCGACATAGTCTGCTGTTTTTTCAAGATCTTCTAGTATTCCTTTACAGATTTTGCATTTATCAGTTGATTTTTTTAATTTGAAGGTTTTGGTTAGGTTTTCAGCCCTTTTAACATTACCTGGTCCTGGTATAATATCTGAGAATTTGCGTCCCAGACAATTTGGGCATATGCTCCCCTCTGTGATATCCAGTAATTTTTCTAGTCTCTTTTTAGTCTCCATCTTTGACTCCTTAACGTAGGAATTGTTTCACTAATTGTCCCATTGGACCTCCTCTGTTCCGTCTTCCAAGGCCTTTCATGGCCCTTTTAGTAACCTTGTAATACTTTAGGAGTTCTTTCACGTCCTCGTTCCTTGTGCCTGAACCCCTTGCAATCCTTTTTATCCTTGAATGTTTGATCGCTTCTGGATGGTCCAGTTCGTATTCTGTCATGGAATCCATTATGGTAAGGTATTTTTTGATTTTTTCTTCTGTTGCATTGGGCGCGTTTTTTGGCAGTTTATCAAGGCCTGGTATCATGTTTATAACTTGCTGTAGTGGGCCCATTTTCCCCATCATTTCGAATTGTGATTTCATTTCCCTTAGGGTGAATCTGCCTGTGAGGATGGCGTCTACTGTCTCTTCACTTACTTCTTGTTCTTCTGCTATTTCTTCTGCTTTTTCTAGCAAGCTTCTGATGTCACCCATTCCTAGGAGTCTGGATATGAACCTTTCGGGGTCGAAGACTTCGAAATCTTCTAGTTTTTCGCCGGTGCCTATGAATTTTATTGGGGCTCCTGTTTCTGCAACTGCTGATAATGCGCCGCCGCCCTTGGCTGATCCGTCAAGTTTTGTTATTATTATTGACCCGACTGGAGTGCTCTGGGAGAATGCACGGGCTTGTTCTTTTGCTTGTTGTCCTATTGTACCGTCGATTACGAGTATTGTCTCATCTGGTTTGATTGTGGTTGATAGTTGCTCCATTTCTTTGAGTAGGTGTTTTTCTTCTTTGTGGCGTCCTGCCGTGTCAAAAATTATAACGTCGTAGTCTTTGAATTTTTCAAGTCCTTTTTCCGCGATTTCTAGTGGGTTTTTGTTTTCTGGTTCTCCATAGACTGGTATGTTGATTTCTTGTGTGAGTTGTTTTAATTGGTCGAATGCGGCTGGTCTCCATGTGTCTGTACATACTATGGCTGTGTTTAGTCCCTTTTTTTGGAGGTGGCGGCTTAGTTTACCTATGGTGGTTGTTTTGCCGCTTCCTTGCAGTCCTACAAAGAGTATTTTATATGGTTTTTTGTCTATTTTGAGGGGTTTTGGAGTTTCTCCAACGAGTTTCACCATTTCTTCGTATACTATCCTTATAATATGTTCTTTTGGGGTGACACCTTTTGGGGGTTCTTCATTGAGGGCTCTTTCCTCTATTGATTTGGATAATTTGAATACGAGTTTTATATTAACATCTGCTTGGATTAATGCACGTTGTATATCCTTTATAACCTCTTTCACTACTTCTTCATCTACTATGGTCATCCCGGCCAATTTTTTCATGGTCTTTGCAAGACTCTTGCCTAGTTTGCCTAACATGATAATCACTATAGGAAAATTAGATTAATAACTACAAAATTATATTAGAGAATTTCAAATTTATATTTATCGAATATGAAATCCTGTGATGGAAATGCTAAAAATATTGGAGAAAACATTGAAAAAAGCACCCATCATAAAAAAAGGAGAATACAATTACTTCGTGCACCCAATAACTGATGGAATACCACTCACAACCCCAGAAATGCTGGAAGAGGTGGTTGATGAAATAACAAGACGCTATACTCTAGATGTTGATAAAATAGTGTGTATAGAGGCTATGGGCATACACCTTGCCACAGCATTATCACTCAAAACAAGAATACCATTCGTCGTTGTAAGAAAACGCGAATACGGCCTCCCAGGCGAAGTTGCAGTCCACCAAACCACAGGATATAGCGAAGGAGAATTATACATCAACGGCATCCAGGAAGGTGACAGACTCCTTGTCATAGACGACGTCGTAAGTACTGGGGGAACATTATTAGCAGTCCTAGAAGCTCTCAAAAAAATGGACGTAGAAGTGGCTAAAGTCATAGTTATAATAGAAAAAGGCGAAGGTAAAAAACTCGTAGAAGAAAAAACAGGCTACAAAATAAACACACTAATAAAAGTGGATATCATCGATGATAAAATAATAACAAAGCCCACAGAGGAGGCCTAGATTGGCAGATTACCAATTTGAAACACGCAAAGTCATAGAAAAGATTAAAGAGCATAATCCCAGGATAATAGGATTACAGTTCCCAGACGGCCTTAAAATCCATGCATTAAAGCTGGCCCGGCAACTTGAAAAAGAACTCGAGGTTACTGTTATAATATCCGCCGATCCATGTTATGGCGCATGTGACATTGCAGATACTAAACTAGAGAATATAGTCGATCTTCTAATCCATTATGGTCATACACCATTACCACTCGATTATAAGATCCCGGTCATTTTCATAGAAGCATACGCCAAAATTGATATAATACCAGC is a genomic window containing:
- the rsmA gene encoding 16S rRNA (adenine(1518)-N(6)/adenine(1519)-N(6))-dimethyltransferase RsmA; the protein is MKVNNLATETKNILKKYGIRLNKRLGQHYLIDDSKRQKILSYADLKDDDVILEIGPGIGTLTIPLASKAGKVIAIEKDKKVATILKDRLKNHKNVDLIIGDALKIDFPYFNKIVSNLPYKISSPITFKLLEYDFDFGILMYQREFAERMIAKPGTKDYSRLSVALYFMANIEILDYIPRSAFLPPPRVDSALIRLTPREKINGTFERTCRALFQHKKKKARNALIQSFHEISKETNPREIVDHIDPRLLEKRVFTLTPEEILKISNELKRIIQDH
- a CDS encoding DUF655 domain-containing protein, whose protein sequence is MEEYAIILDYLPLGYVSEGLGGFKRKPVAQAIGKDEFTLLELTPKPGVDLEIHEEVYIGRGKRDKIARINRRLRHNELTATARVELPYVIEEIIKSNEEKFVKFFNEAGPISTRLHQLELLPGIGKKHMWDILKAREEKKFESFEDIKKRVPMLADPVKILVKRVLMELDVSKAKRGKRKYVLFTRPPRKKVEPRK
- a CDS encoding RNA polymerase Rpb4 family protein; amino-acid sequence: MIGKKVLETEPVPMAEVKVILEKFADKHEFTYEQNLALEHVKKFSKIDYEDAQKLIEELTELPNIKKKHAVRLADLMPEDVADIRLIFAKERIPIKNEDFENILKIIEKYR
- a CDS encoding 50S ribosomal protein L21e; this translates as MKRSKGFRSKTRYKLQKTKRVGRTNPITRKIQSFEVDDLVHIIIDPSIHRGQPHPRFHGKTGRIVDKMGKSYVVTIKDGKKDKKLIVRPEHLQLQE
- a CDS encoding tRNA pseudouridine(54/55) synthase Pus10, translating into METKKRLEKLLDITEGSICPNCLGRKFSDIIPGPGNVKRAENLTKTFKLKKSTDKCKICKGILEDLEKTADYVEEKIKKLNLEFSTILVGSRLPENLLSADEEINKILNIEVESIKKEINRELGKILKERFNCRVDFENPDIVVKVNFRKLKPRVWIQINPLFIEGRYRKLIRGIPQTKWPCRKCKGRGCPRCNFTGKMYPTSVEELVAEPVLKATQGSGSKFHGAGREDVDVRMLGRGRPFVLEIKEPRIRKINLKKISEEINKSAKGKIEVLDLKFSNRNRKVEIKTSSPYKIYKAKVKLKDKIEPSTLEKLKSLNLIKQRTPKRVAHRRADKIRKRRVIDIKWNIIDSRTLEVTLKTEGGLYIKELISGDDGRTKPSISEILNTHAECIELDVIEVG
- a CDS encoding signal recognition particle protein Srp54, yielding MLGKLGKSLAKTMKKLAGMTIVDEEVVKEVIKDIQRALIQADVNIKLVFKLSKSIEERALNEEPPKGVTPKEHIIRIVYEEMVKLVGETPKPLKIDKKPYKILFVGLQGSGKTTTIGKLSRHLQKKGLNTAIVCTDTWRPAAFDQLKQLTQEINIPVYGEPENKNPLEIAEKGLEKFKDYDVIIFDTAGRHKEEKHLLKEMEQLSTTIKPDETILVIDGTIGQQAKEQARAFSQSTPVGSIIITKLDGSAKGGGALSAVAETGAPIKFIGTGEKLEDFEVFDPERFISRLLGMGDIRSLLEKAEEIAEEQEVSEETVDAILTGRFTLREMKSQFEMMGKMGPLQQVINMIPGLDKLPKNAPNATEEKIKKYLTIMDSMTEYELDHPEAIKHSRIKRIARGSGTRNEDVKELLKYYKVTKRAMKGLGRRNRGGPMGQLVKQFLR
- the hpt gene encoding hypoxanthine/guanine phosphoribosyltransferase — protein: MLKILEKTLKKAPIIKKGEYNYFVHPITDGIPLTTPEMLEEVVDEITRRYTLDVDKIVCIEAMGIHLATALSLKTRIPFVVVRKREYGLPGEVAVHQTTGYSEGELYINGIQEGDRLLVIDDVVSTGGTLLAVLEALKKMDVEVAKVIVIIEKGEGKKLVEEKTGYKINTLIKVDIIDDKIITKPTEEA